The Gemmatimonadetes bacterium SCN 70-22 genome includes a region encoding these proteins:
- a CDS encoding metal-dependent hydrolase, with protein MSDSDLRYPIGRYTPPAAYSPSWRASCIAQLAAAPAALRAALDGLADEQLDTPYRPGGWTVRQLAHHVPDSHLNMYIRLKWALTEDRPTIKAYDEVAWAKLPDSTTTPIEVSLRLLDAVHARAGHIFAAMSERDFDREYVHPESGPHPLHHLVGLYAWHGRHHVAHVTTLRARMGW; from the coding sequence ATGAGCGACTCCGATCTCCGGTATCCCATCGGCCGGTATACTCCCCCCGCCGCCTACTCGCCCTCGTGGCGGGCGTCCTGCATCGCGCAGCTCGCCGCCGCACCGGCGGCGCTGCGCGCCGCGCTCGACGGGCTGGCCGACGAGCAGCTGGATACCCCGTACCGCCCGGGAGGCTGGACGGTGCGGCAGCTGGCGCATCACGTCCCCGACTCGCACCTCAACATGTACATCCGCCTCAAGTGGGCCCTCACCGAGGATCGTCCCACCATCAAGGCGTACGACGAGGTGGCGTGGGCCAAGCTGCCTGATAGCACGACGACACCCATCGAGGTGTCGTTGCGCCTGCTGGACGCCGTGCATGCGCGAGCCGGCCACATCTTTGCGGCGATGTCGGAGCGGGACTTCGACCGGGAGTACGTGCATCCGGAGAGCGGCCCCCACCCGCTGCACCACCTCGTTGGCCTCTACGCCTGGCACGGACGCCACCACGTGGCGCACGTCACGACGCTGCGCGCGCGGATGGGGTGGTGA